AAAAAAGAATAAAAATTTTAAAAGAAATGGCAGGATTGTTTTAATTAAAGAAATCATTATTAAATTTTCTTTATAATAATAAGGGAAGGGTCCAAAGCCCTTATTTAAAATTTGCCTTAAAATGAAGAAAAAACTGATTGAATTATTCAAAATGGAACCTGGAAAAATTAGAGCTCCAAGAGGGGATAAATTAAATGCAAAAGGCTGGATACAGGAAGCTGCTATAAGAATGCTTATGAACAATGTTGACCCGGAAGTTGCAGAAAATCCTGAAAAATTGATTGTTTATGGAGGAACAGGAAAAGCTGCAAGAAACTGGGAATCCTTTAATATGATTGTAAGAGAGCTTTTAGAACTTGAAAATGATGAAACCCTTTTGATTCAATCAGGAAAACCGGTTGGGGTTTTTAAGACACATGAATGGGCTCCAAGAGTTTTAATTGCTAATTCCCTTCTTGTTCCAAAATGGGCAAGAGAGGATTATTTTACAATGCTTGAAGCAAAAGGTTTAATAATGTTCGGTCAGATGACAGCAGGTTCCTGGATATATATAGGAACTCAGGGAATAATTCAGGGCACCTATGAAACATTTGCAGCCTGTGCAAGAAAACATTTTGGTTCTTCTTTAAGGGGGAAATTTGTTTTAACTGCTGGTATGGGTGGTATGTCGGGTGCTCAGCCACTTGCAGTAACAATGAATGAGGGAGTTATTCTTGATGTAGAAGTTGACCCTAAGAAAATTGAAAGAAGGTTAAAACAGGGGTTCTGTGAATTTATGGTTTATAATCTTGATGAAGCACTAAAACTTGTTGATGAAGCATTAAAGAAAAAAATACCAAGGTCAATTGGTCTTGTTGGAAATGCTTCAGACATTCATCCTGAACTTGTAAGAAGGGGAATAATTCCTGATGTGGTAACTGATCAGACTTCAGCACATGACCCATTAAATGGTTATGTTCCTGGAAGGATGACTTTAGAAGAAGCTCTTGAATTGAGAAGAAAGAATCCAGAGGAATATTTAAAAAGGTCTTATGAATCAATTGCAAGGCACATGGAAGCAATTCTTGAAATGCAAAAACAAGGGGCAGTTGCCTTTGATTATGGAAACAACATAAGAGGAAGAGCAAAAGAGGCAGGAGTTGAGGATGCTTTTAAAGTTCCCGGTTTTGTTCTTGAATATATAAGACCCTTATTCTGCGAAGGAAAGGGACCCTTTAGATGGGTTGCTTTATCAGGTGACCCTGAGGATATTTATTTAACAGATAGAGAGGTTTTAAAGCTTTTCCCTGAAAATGAATCTCTTAGAAGATGGATAAAGTTAGCAGAGGAAAAGGTTCCGTTTCAGGGGTTGCCCGCGAGAATATGCTGGCTTGGTTATGGAGAAAGGGATAAGGCAGGACTTCTTTTTAATAGACTTGTCAGGGACGGAAAATTAAAGGCTCCTATAGTAATAGGAAGGGATCACCTTGACGCTGGTTCTGTTGCTTCACCTAATAGAGAAACAGAAGGAATGAGGGACGGTTCAGATGCTATTGCTGATTGGCCTGTTTTAAATGCACTTTTAAATACAGCTTCAGGTGCCTCATGGGTTTCCCTTCATCATGGAGGAGGAGTTGGAATAGGTTACTCTATTCATGCAGGACAGGTAATTGTTGCAGATGGAACAAAACTTTCGGATCAAAAACTCGCGAGAGTTTTAACAAACGACCCAGGGTTGGGTATTGTAAGACATGCAGATGCAGGTTATGAAACAGCAATTAAAATAGCAAAGGAAAAGAAAATCAAAATACCAATGTTAAGGGAGGAAGAGTGAGAATAATATCCTTGTGTAATCAGAAAGGAGGAGTTGGTAAGACAACCACATGTATAAATTTGGGAAGTGCACTATCTCTTTTAAAAAAGAAAGTTCTATTAATAGATTTTGATATTCAGGCAAATTTAACAAGCGGACTTGGATTAAAAAATTTTAAAAAGGGAATATTTGAAATTTTAAATGAAGGAGGAAAAATTGAGGATATAATAATAGAAAGAAATAATCTCTTTATTCTTCCATCAACTGGTAAAGATAGTTTAATTTTTGAAAAAGAAAAAGCAAAAAGTTTCCATAAATCACTCAAATCTTTTGATTTTGACTATGTTTTCATAGATACACCTCCCTCACTCGGGGATCTATCTATATTTGCCTTATCAATAAGTGATAAAGTTATAATACCTGTTCAAAGTGAATATTTTGCTCTGGAAGGGCTTGTCTCCCTTTTAAGTACTATAAAATATGTAAAGGCAAATTATAACCCTCTTATTTCAGTAATGGGTTTTATCATAACAATGTATGATTCAAGACTTTTACTTTCAAAACATATTGAAAAAGAACTAAGAAACTCTTTCGGTGACAAAGTTTTTAAAACAGTAATACCAAGAAATGTAAGGCTGGCAGAAGCCCCCTCTTTTGGGAAAACAATTTTTGAATATGATAGAAA
This portion of the candidate division WOR-3 bacterium genome encodes:
- a CDS encoding ParA family protein, coding for MRIISLCNQKGGVGKTTTCINLGSALSLLKKKVLLIDFDIQANLTSGLGLKNFKKGIFEILNEGGKIEDIIIERNNLFILPSTGKDSLIFEKEKAKSFHKSLKSFDFDYVFIDTPPSLGDLSIFALSISDKVIIPVQSEYFALEGLVSLLSTIKYVKANYNPLISVMGFIITMYDSRLLLSKHIEKELRNSFGDKVFKTVIPRNVRLAEAPSFGKTIFEYDRNSIGAESYLNFAKEVLKLEREKEPLGSHLE
- the hutU gene encoding urocanate hydratase; amino-acid sequence: MEPGKIRAPRGDKLNAKGWIQEAAIRMLMNNVDPEVAENPEKLIVYGGTGKAARNWESFNMIVRELLELENDETLLIQSGKPVGVFKTHEWAPRVLIANSLLVPKWAREDYFTMLEAKGLIMFGQMTAGSWIYIGTQGIIQGTYETFAACARKHFGSSLRGKFVLTAGMGGMSGAQPLAVTMNEGVILDVEVDPKKIERRLKQGFCEFMVYNLDEALKLVDEALKKKIPRSIGLVGNASDIHPELVRRGIIPDVVTDQTSAHDPLNGYVPGRMTLEEALELRRKNPEEYLKRSYESIARHMEAILEMQKQGAVAFDYGNNIRGRAKEAGVEDAFKVPGFVLEYIRPLFCEGKGPFRWVALSGDPEDIYLTDREVLKLFPENESLRRWIKLAEEKVPFQGLPARICWLGYGERDKAGLLFNRLVRDGKLKAPIVIGRDHLDAGSVASPNRETEGMRDGSDAIADWPVLNALLNTASGASWVSLHHGGGVGIGYSIHAGQVIVADGTKLSDQKLARVLTNDPGLGIVRHADAGYETAIKIAKEKKIKIPMLREEE